One Oharaeibacter diazotrophicus DNA window includes the following coding sequences:
- a CDS encoding response regulator has translation MQLDLSSLTFLVVEDSAYMRTILRTMLQGFGARRIVEAEDGASGLEAMDRANPDILILDWVMPILDGADMVRMIRVPTNPFAYIPIIMVTGHTERSRIIEARRLGIHELLCKPISAKSLYQRIQSVILAPRDFVKTPTYFGPAPREVRNRQNIWQTKPGEAASAKETAQVA, from the coding sequence GTGCAGCTCGACCTGTCCTCCCTGACCTTCCTGGTCGTGGAAGATAGCGCCTACATGAGGACGATCCTGCGTACGATGCTCCAGGGCTTCGGCGCCCGCCGCATCGTGGAGGCCGAAGACGGCGCCTCGGGCCTCGAGGCGATGGACCGCGCCAACCCGGACATCCTGATCCTCGACTGGGTGATGCCGATCCTCGACGGCGCCGACATGGTGCGCATGATCCGCGTGCCGACCAACCCGTTCGCCTACATCCCGATCATCATGGTGACCGGCCACACGGAGCGCAGCCGGATCATCGAGGCGCGCCGGCTCGGCATCCACGAGCTGCTCTGCAAGCCGATCTCGGCGAAGTCGCTCTACCAGCGCATCCAGAGCGTCATCCTCGCCCCGCGCGACTTCGTGAAGACGCCGACCTATTTCGGTCCGGCCCCGCGCGAGGTGCGCAACCGCCAGAACATCTGGCAGACCAAGCCCGGCGAGGCCGCCTCGGCGAAGGAAACCGCGCAGGTCGCCTGA
- a CDS encoding efflux RND transporter permease subunit, which yields MNFSEIFIRRPVLSTVVALMILLVGAQGILNMAIRQYPKVEETVITVTTTYAGASPDLIQGFITTPVAKAVSSAEGVDYVTSSSRQSASQVQVHMRLNTDPNAALTEVISKVQQVRGQLPSEADDPVIVKGTGQQFALMYLAVQSEVMNAREITEFITRVIQPRLATVEGVADAQILGGQEFAMRVWIDPVRLASRGATATDVLTAIRNANFLSAPGSTKNQYVAYAIETETTLQTPEAFGALPIRSDGDEVVRLRDVADVELGAENEETHVRFNGLQGVFLGVYPTPAANPLDVASAVRTALPAVQETLPEGTRIELVYDSTVAISASIEEVFKTIGEAVAIVILVILLFLGSFRSVVIPIVTIPLSLVGVCFFLYGLDYSLNTLTLLAMVLAIGLVVDDAIVVVENIHRHIEEGLKPLDAAIVGMREIFGPVVAMTITLAAVYAPIGFTQGLTGSLFREFAFTLAGAVILSGFVAVTLSPMMSARLLKSGHQGGFAGFVDRTFDGLAGWYGRRLDGSLSFRPVTLLVVAVLLATTGFLFVNTTTELAPEEDQGALFSVVNAPAYATSEYTAYYADQIDEQTKSIPELAARFQVVGGDSATSGFVGFVMKPWAERERSQQQIQPDLQAIVGKSTGLQGFVFSIPSLPGSGGGLPVQVVVQSTADAARVYEVAEEIKKRAMGAGRFIVVQDSLSFETPQVRVLIDRDRAAALGVSIADIGNTLNILVGESSVSKFDRDARAYDIIPQVRRSDRMNPESLGAFFVRSQSGEMVPLSSVVSVTTQASAPAIEQFNQLNSATISALPQPGVTTGDALATIQQIAREVMPDGYFLEYAGQSRLELEAGNTLLIAFGLAVLVIYLVLAAQFESFRDPFIIMMSVPLSIFGAIVPLNIGLGTLNIYTQVGLITLVGLITKHGILMVEFANGLRETRGLGKREAIVEAAKVRLRPILMTTAAMVLGVIPLITADGAGAAARYSIGLVIATGMSVGTLFTLFVVPMFYTLLSHADHAVGEDTAAHASNGHGTALPHPAE from the coding sequence GTGAACTTCTCCGAGATCTTCATCCGGCGGCCGGTGCTTTCCACCGTCGTCGCCCTGATGATCCTGCTCGTCGGCGCGCAGGGCATCCTCAACATGGCGATCCGGCAGTATCCCAAGGTCGAGGAGACGGTGATCACCGTCACCACGACCTACGCCGGTGCCTCGCCCGACCTGATCCAGGGCTTCATCACCACGCCGGTCGCCAAGGCGGTGTCCTCGGCCGAGGGCGTCGACTACGTGACGTCGTCGTCGCGCCAGTCGGCGAGCCAGGTGCAGGTGCACATGCGCCTCAACACCGACCCGAACGCGGCGCTGACCGAGGTGATCTCCAAGGTCCAGCAGGTCCGCGGCCAGCTGCCGAGCGAGGCCGACGACCCGGTCATCGTCAAGGGCACCGGCCAGCAGTTCGCGCTGATGTATCTCGCGGTCCAGAGCGAGGTGATGAACGCGCGCGAGATCACCGAGTTCATCACCCGCGTGATCCAGCCGCGCCTCGCCACGGTGGAGGGCGTCGCCGACGCCCAGATCCTCGGCGGCCAGGAATTCGCCATGCGCGTCTGGATCGACCCGGTCCGCCTCGCCTCGCGCGGGGCGACGGCGACCGACGTGCTGACCGCGATCCGCAACGCCAACTTCCTGTCGGCGCCGGGCAGCACCAAGAACCAGTACGTCGCCTACGCGATCGAAACCGAGACCACGCTGCAGACCCCCGAGGCCTTCGGTGCGTTGCCGATCCGCTCGGACGGCGACGAGGTCGTGCGCCTGCGCGACGTCGCCGACGTCGAACTCGGCGCCGAGAACGAGGAGACCCACGTCCGCTTCAACGGCCTGCAGGGCGTGTTCCTCGGCGTGTACCCGACGCCGGCGGCCAACCCGCTCGACGTCGCCTCCGCCGTGCGCACCGCGCTGCCGGCGGTGCAGGAGACGCTGCCCGAGGGCACGAGGATCGAGCTCGTCTACGACAGCACGGTCGCGATCTCGGCTTCGATCGAGGAGGTGTTCAAGACCATCGGCGAGGCGGTCGCGATCGTCATCCTGGTGATCCTGCTGTTCCTCGGCTCGTTCCGCTCGGTGGTGATCCCGATCGTCACCATTCCGCTGTCGCTGGTCGGCGTCTGCTTCTTCCTCTACGGCCTCGACTATTCGCTGAACACGCTGACGCTGCTCGCCATGGTGCTCGCCATCGGCCTCGTGGTCGACGACGCCATCGTCGTGGTGGAGAACATCCACCGCCACATCGAGGAGGGCCTGAAACCGCTCGACGCCGCGATCGTCGGAATGCGCGAGATCTTCGGCCCGGTCGTGGCGATGACCATCACGCTCGCCGCGGTCTACGCCCCGATCGGCTTCACCCAGGGCCTCACCGGTTCGCTGTTCCGGGAGTTCGCCTTCACGCTCGCCGGCGCGGTGATCCTGTCCGGCTTCGTGGCGGTGACGCTGTCGCCGATGATGTCGGCGCGGCTGCTGAAGTCCGGCCACCAGGGCGGGTTCGCCGGCTTCGTCGACCGCACCTTCGACGGCCTCGCCGGCTGGTACGGCCGCCGGCTCGACGGTTCGCTGTCGTTCCGGCCGGTGACCTTGCTGGTGGTCGCGGTGCTGCTCGCCACCACCGGCTTCCTGTTCGTCAACACCACCACCGAACTCGCCCCCGAGGAGGACCAGGGCGCGCTGTTCTCCGTCGTCAACGCCCCGGCCTACGCCACCAGCGAATACACCGCGTACTATGCCGATCAGATCGACGAACAGACCAAGTCGATCCCCGAGCTCGCCGCCCGCTTCCAGGTGGTCGGCGGCGACAGCGCCACGTCCGGCTTCGTCGGCTTCGTGATGAAGCCCTGGGCCGAGCGCGAGCGCTCGCAGCAGCAGATCCAGCCGGACCTGCAGGCGATCGTCGGCAAGTCCACCGGCCTGCAGGGCTTCGTGTTCTCGATCCCCTCGCTGCCGGGCTCGGGCGGCGGCCTGCCGGTCCAGGTGGTGGTGCAGTCGACCGCCGACGCGGCCCGGGTCTACGAGGTCGCCGAGGAGATCAAGAAGCGCGCCATGGGGGCCGGCCGGTTCATCGTGGTGCAGGATTCGCTCTCCTTCGAGACGCCGCAGGTGCGCGTCCTGATCGACCGCGACCGCGCCGCCGCCCTCGGCGTCTCGATCGCCGACATCGGCAACACGCTGAACATCCTGGTCGGCGAGAGTTCGGTGTCGAAATTCGACCGCGACGCCCGCGCCTACGACATCATTCCGCAGGTCCGGCGCTCGGACCGCATGAACCCGGAGAGCCTCGGCGCCTTCTTCGTGCGCAGCCAGTCCGGCGAGATGGTGCCGCTGTCCTCGGTGGTGTCCGTCACCACCCAGGCGTCGGCGCCGGCGATCGAGCAGTTCAACCAGCTGAACTCGGCGACCATCTCGGCGCTGCCGCAGCCGGGCGTCACCACCGGCGACGCGCTGGCGACGATCCAGCAGATCGCCCGCGAGGTGATGCCGGACGGCTACTTCCTGGAATACGCCGGCCAGTCGCGTCTCGAACTCGAGGCCGGCAACACCCTGCTGATCGCCTTCGGCCTCGCCGTGCTGGTGATCTACCTCGTGCTCGCCGCCCAGTTCGAGAGCTTCCGCGATCCGTTCATCATCATGATGTCGGTACCGCTGTCGATCTTCGGCGCGATCGTGCCGCTCAACATCGGCCTCGGGACGCTGAACATTTACACCCAGGTCGGCCTGATCACCCTGGTCGGGCTGATCACCAAGCATGGCATCCTGATGGTGGAGTTCGCCAACGGCCTGCGCGAGACCCGCGGCCTCGGCAAGCGCGAGGCGATCGTCGAGGCGGCCAAGGTGCGCCTCCGGCCGATCCTGATGACCACGGCCGCCATGGTGCTCGGCGTCATCCCGCTGATCACCGCCGACGGCGCCGGCGCCGCCGCGCGCTACTCGATCGGCCTCGTGATCGCCACCGGCATGTCGGTCGGCACCCTCTTCACCCTGTTCGTGGTGCCGATGTTCTACACCCTGCTCTCCCACGCCGACCACGCGGTCGGCGAGGACACCGCCGCGCACGCGTCGAACGGCCACGGCACCGCCCTGCCCCACCCGGCCGAATGA
- a CDS encoding efflux RND transporter periplasmic adaptor subunit produces MIKRFIIAVILLTLVAGGLVGFNLFRQKAIADFFANMPRPTSPVSTVKVEPTTWTPGIEAVGTAYARQGVDVPTQVAGVVEEILFTPSQKVAAGAPLVRLDTDLEQAERIAAEAAVRRDRQALERSQALQGRGVSTQANLQDAQAQLDTSRSTLERLNVVIGQKEIRAPFAGTIGIAKVDVGQYLTAGTVIATLQDLDTIKVDFTVPEQQLDAVRIGQEASFGATRDAMNYRGRITGIDPKIDPASRLVTLQAEVANADGGLTPGQFVNVRVEQPAETNVIALPQTAVITSLYGSYVYVVRPDDKAAATPPKDGAAAAPALLVRQVFVQTGRRNADAIEIVSGLKAGDEVVTAGQNRLSGGAPVVVDNSTGPAPAGTPTAAAEGAS; encoded by the coding sequence ATGATCAAACGCTTCATCATCGCCGTCATCCTGCTCACGCTCGTGGCCGGTGGTCTGGTCGGGTTCAACCTGTTCCGGCAGAAGGCGATCGCGGACTTCTTCGCCAACATGCCGCGTCCGACCTCGCCGGTGTCGACCGTGAAGGTCGAGCCGACCACCTGGACGCCGGGCATCGAGGCGGTCGGCACCGCCTACGCCCGCCAGGGCGTCGACGTGCCGACCCAGGTCGCCGGCGTCGTCGAGGAGATCCTGTTCACGCCGAGCCAGAAGGTCGCCGCCGGCGCGCCGCTGGTCCGGCTCGACACCGACCTCGAGCAGGCCGAGCGCATCGCCGCCGAGGCCGCGGTCCGGCGCGACCGTCAGGCGCTGGAGCGCTCGCAGGCCCTGCAGGGCCGCGGCGTCAGCACCCAGGCCAATCTCCAGGACGCCCAGGCCCAACTCGACACCTCGCGCTCCACCCTCGAGCGGCTCAACGTGGTGATCGGCCAGAAGGAGATCCGGGCGCCCTTCGCCGGCACCATCGGCATCGCCAAGGTCGACGTCGGCCAGTATCTCACCGCCGGCACGGTGATCGCGACCCTGCAGGACCTCGACACCATCAAGGTCGACTTCACCGTCCCCGAGCAGCAGCTCGACGCGGTGCGGATCGGCCAGGAGGCCAGCTTCGGCGCCACCCGCGACGCGATGAACTACCGCGGCCGCATCACCGGCATCGACCCGAAGATCGACCCGGCCTCGCGCCTCGTCACGCTGCAGGCCGAGGTCGCCAACGCCGACGGCGGGCTGACGCCCGGCCAGTTCGTCAACGTCCGCGTCGAGCAGCCGGCCGAGACGAACGTGATCGCGCTGCCGCAGACCGCGGTGATCACCTCGCTCTATGGCTCCTACGTCTACGTCGTGAGGCCCGACGACAAGGCGGCCGCGACGCCGCCGAAGGACGGCGCGGCCGCCGCCCCGGCGCTGCTCGTCCGTCAGGTCTTCGTCCAGACCGGCCGGCGCAACGCCGACGCGATCGAGATCGTCTCGGGTCTGAAGGCCGGCGACGAGGTCGTCACGGCAGGCCAGAACCGGCTCTCCGGCGGCGCGCCGGTGGTCGTCGACAACTCCACCGGTCCGGCGCCCGCGGGCACGCCGACCGCCGCCGCGGAGGGCGCCTCGTGA
- a CDS encoding TetR/AcrR family transcriptional regulator — MAPVTHKPAAAGKPARGRPNSRDRILTAAADLVAEAGAVHVSLDAVAERAGVSKGGLLYNFPNKQTLLKALVAEHLIDLDLRRADAEETVAGGRNAAARAHLAVKGGCDVGPPPCGLLAAFAENPDLLAPVRANVAAFAGRLREADDPELSLIAFLAVEGLNSLDLFEINPLTADERAAVLARLGRILGAA; from the coding sequence TTGGCGCCCGTCACGCACAAGCCCGCCGCGGCGGGCAAGCCGGCCCGTGGGCGTCCGAACTCGCGGGACCGCATCCTGACCGCCGCCGCCGACCTCGTCGCCGAGGCCGGTGCCGTGCACGTGTCGCTCGACGCGGTCGCCGAGCGCGCCGGCGTCTCCAAGGGCGGCCTGCTCTACAATTTCCCCAACAAGCAGACCCTGCTCAAGGCGCTGGTCGCCGAGCACCTGATCGACCTCGACCTGCGCCGCGCCGACGCCGAGGAGACCGTCGCCGGCGGGCGCAACGCCGCGGCCCGCGCCCATCTCGCCGTCAAGGGCGGTTGCGACGTCGGTCCACCGCCCTGCGGCCTGCTGGCGGCCTTCGCCGAGAACCCCGACCTGCTCGCCCCCGTCCGAGCCAACGTCGCCGCCTTCGCCGGCCGCCTGCGCGAGGCCGACGATCCGGAGCTCTCGTTGATCGCCTTCCTCGCGGTCGAGGGATTGAATTCGCTCGACCTCTTCGAGATCAACCCGCTGACCGCCGACGAGCGCGCCGCGGTTCTGGCCCGCCTCGGGCGCATCCTCGGGGCGGCGTGA
- a CDS encoding sarcosine oxidase subunit beta family protein codes for MQKYSLLSLVRHGLSGHKGWQPLWRQPALKPAYDVVIVGAGGHGLATAYYLAKEHGVRNIAVIERGWLGGGNTGRNTTIIRSNYLFDESAALYEHAVKLWEGLSQELNYNVMYSARGVMMLAHTVHDIQSFKRHVHANRLNGIDNEWLTPEEAKEFCPPLNISKDIRYPILGAALQRRGGTARHDAVAWGYARGADALGVDIIQNCEVTGIRRGPDGAVTGVETSKGFVATKKVGVVAAGHTSVVMAMAGLRMPLESYPLQALVSEPVKPAFPCVVMSNTIHAYISQSDKGELVIGAGTDAYTSYTQRGALHIAEHTLDAICELAPMFRRMRMLRNWGGIVDVTPDRSPILSKTAVPGLYVNCGWGTGGFKATPGSGHVFAHTIARDEPHPIAAPFTIDRFRDGVLIDEAAAAAVAH; via the coding sequence ATGCAGAAGTATTCCCTTCTCTCCCTCGTCCGGCACGGCCTCTCCGGCCACAAGGGCTGGCAGCCGCTGTGGCGGCAGCCGGCACTGAAACCGGCCTACGACGTCGTGATCGTCGGCGCCGGCGGGCACGGCCTCGCCACCGCCTACTATCTCGCCAAGGAGCACGGCGTCCGTAACATCGCGGTGATCGAGCGCGGCTGGCTCGGCGGCGGCAACACCGGCCGCAACACCACGATCATCCGCTCGAACTACCTGTTCGACGAGAGCGCGGCGCTCTACGAGCACGCGGTCAAGCTCTGGGAGGGCCTGTCCCAGGAGCTGAACTACAACGTCATGTACTCCGCCCGCGGCGTCATGATGCTGGCGCACACCGTCCACGACATCCAGTCGTTCAAGCGCCACGTCCACGCCAACCGTCTGAACGGAATCGACAACGAGTGGCTGACGCCCGAAGAGGCGAAGGAATTCTGTCCGCCGCTCAACATCTCCAAGGACATCCGCTACCCGATCCTCGGTGCCGCCCTGCAGCGCCGCGGCGGCACCGCCCGCCACGACGCGGTCGCCTGGGGCTACGCCCGCGGCGCCGACGCCCTCGGCGTCGACATCATCCAGAACTGCGAGGTCACCGGCATCCGCCGCGGCCCCGACGGCGCCGTCACCGGCGTCGAGACCTCCAAGGGCTTCGTCGCGACCAAGAAGGTCGGCGTGGTCGCGGCCGGCCACACCTCGGTGGTGATGGCGATGGCGGGCCTCCGGATGCCGCTCGAGAGCTATCCGCTGCAGGCGCTGGTGTCGGAACCGGTCAAGCCGGCCTTCCCCTGCGTGGTGATGTCCAACACGATCCACGCCTACATCTCGCAGTCCGACAAGGGCGAGCTCGTCATCGGCGCCGGCACCGACGCCTACACCAGCTACACCCAGCGCGGCGCGCTCCACATCGCCGAGCACACGCTCGACGCCATCTGCGAGCTGGCGCCGATGTTCCGACGCATGCGGATGCTGCGCAACTGGGGCGGCATCGTCGACGTCACGCCGGACCGCTCGCCGATCCTGTCGAAGACGGCGGTGCCCGGCCTCTACGTCAACTGCGGCTGGGGCACCGGCGGCTTCAAGGCGACGCCGGGCTCCGGCCACGTCTTCGCCCACACCATCGCGCGCGACGAGCCGCACCCGATCGCCGCCCCCTTCACCATCGACCGCTTCCGTGACGGCGTCCTCATCGACGAGGCCGCGGCGGCGGCGGTGGCGCACTGA
- a CDS encoding sarcosine oxidase subunit delta: MLIITCPICGPRPEVEFRYGGEAHVARPAATEALDDQTVAERLYFRANPKGRHAERWRHVHGCGKFFNAVRDTTTDFFETTYPAGAPLPAPTDKETGR, translated from the coding sequence ATGCTGATCATCACCTGCCCGATCTGCGGGCCGCGGCCAGAAGTCGAGTTCCGCTACGGCGGCGAGGCGCACGTCGCCCGCCCGGCCGCGACCGAGGCCCTCGACGACCAGACCGTCGCCGAGCGGCTCTACTTCCGCGCCAATCCGAAGGGGCGCCACGCCGAGCGCTGGCGGCACGTCCACGGCTGCGGCAAGTTCTTCAACGCGGTCCGCGACACCACCACCGACTTCTTCGAGACGACCTATCCCGCCGGCGCGCCGCTTCCCGCGCCGACCGACAAGGAGACCGGCCGGTGA
- a CDS encoding sarcosine oxidase subunit alpha family protein, whose product MTAPFRLASGGRIDRARPLAFTFDGKRYEGFAGDTLASALIANGVHLLGRSFKYHRPRGILTAGVDEPNALVGVGADEAHYTPNLRAPAVELHDGLVAESQNRWPSLAFDVGAINDRLGRFLPAGFYYKTFMWPRTFWTKVYEPKIRAAAGLGRAPTAADAARYTQVNDHVDVLVVGAGPAGLAAALAASGSGLSVMLVDEQPECGGSLLHDLGATIDGRPAATWVAETVATLKAAGVEVLTRATAFAYSPHNMIGVVERLTDHLKDPDPRLPRERMRHVRAREVVLATGSIERPLVFPDNDRPGVMLADAARAYANRWAAKPGRRAVIATAHDGAYRAALDLSAAGVEIAMIADLRPNPAGPLVDAARAAGLRVEAGAVVTGTRGRLRLGEVHVARLGAGGAVSAPEPVAADLLAMSGGWTPTVHLFSQSRGKLRFDDALQAYVPGTSVERERSAGACRGVYGLAAVLDDGYCAGASAVSAIRGGAVLGKGFTVSADAPGTGGTLGALPHGRNPSSVKAFVDYQNDVTAKDVALATREGLRSIEHVKRYTTTGMATDQGKTSNMNALGIVSEALGLPIPTVGLTTFRPPYTPVTFGAFAGGSRGELFDPVRRTPSHDWAAAAGAAFEPVGQWMRAWYFPKAGEDMHAAVDREVKAIRTSVGLFDASTLGKIEVVGPDAAAFMELMYTNAWAKLGVGRCRYGVMLREDGFVMDDGVVGRLAADRFHVTTTTGGAPRVLQHMEDYLQTEFPHLDVWLTSTTEQWAVIAVQGPKAREVIAPFVEGVDLGNEAFPHMSVRECRFAGVPCRLFRVSFTGELGYEINVPADYGRAVWEAVYEAGKAHGITPYGTEAMHVARAEKGYIIVGQETDGTQTPDDVGLAWAVGKNKPDFVGKRALARPAMVAAGRKQMVGLLTKDPAVVLEEGAQIVATRDYEIPAKMIGHVTSSYRSATLGRSIAIAVVKAGRSKIGESVFVPMPDGVIEATVVDPVFYDKEGKRLDG is encoded by the coding sequence GTGACTGCCCCGTTCCGCCTCGCCTCCGGCGGTCGCATCGACCGCGCCCGCCCGCTCGCCTTCACCTTCGACGGCAAGCGCTACGAGGGCTTTGCCGGCGACACGCTCGCCTCGGCGCTGATCGCCAACGGCGTCCACCTGCTCGGCCGCTCGTTCAAGTACCATCGTCCGCGCGGCATCCTGACCGCGGGCGTCGACGAGCCCAACGCCCTGGTCGGCGTCGGCGCCGACGAGGCGCACTACACGCCGAACCTGCGCGCGCCCGCCGTCGAGCTCCACGACGGCCTCGTCGCCGAGAGCCAGAACCGCTGGCCCTCGCTCGCCTTCGACGTCGGCGCGATCAACGATCGCCTCGGCCGCTTCCTGCCGGCCGGCTTCTACTACAAGACCTTCATGTGGCCGCGGACCTTCTGGACCAAGGTCTACGAGCCGAAGATCCGCGCCGCCGCCGGCCTCGGCCGCGCCCCGACCGCCGCCGACGCGGCGCGCTACACCCAGGTCAACGACCACGTCGACGTGCTGGTGGTCGGCGCCGGCCCGGCCGGCCTCGCCGCCGCGCTCGCCGCCTCCGGCTCCGGGCTGTCGGTGATGCTGGTCGACGAGCAGCCGGAATGCGGCGGCTCGCTGCTGCACGACCTCGGCGCGACGATCGACGGCCGGCCGGCCGCCACCTGGGTCGCCGAGACCGTCGCGACGCTGAAGGCGGCTGGGGTCGAGGTGCTGACCCGCGCCACCGCCTTCGCCTATTCGCCCCACAACATGATCGGCGTGGTCGAGCGCCTGACCGACCACCTGAAGGACCCCGATCCGCGCCTGCCGCGCGAGCGGATGCGCCACGTGCGGGCCCGCGAAGTCGTGCTCGCCACCGGCTCGATCGAACGGCCGCTGGTGTTCCCGGACAACGACCGTCCGGGCGTCATGCTCGCCGACGCCGCCCGCGCCTACGCCAATCGCTGGGCCGCCAAGCCCGGCCGCCGGGCGGTGATCGCGACCGCCCACGACGGCGCCTATCGCGCTGCGCTCGATCTTTCCGCCGCCGGCGTCGAGATCGCCATGATCGCCGATCTCCGACCGAATCCGGCAGGCCCGCTGGTCGACGCCGCCCGCGCCGCGGGCCTGCGCGTCGAGGCCGGCGCGGTGGTGACCGGCACCCGTGGCCGGCTCCGCCTCGGCGAGGTCCACGTCGCCCGGCTCGGGGCCGGCGGCGCGGTTTCGGCGCCCGAGCCGGTCGCGGCCGATCTGCTCGCCATGTCCGGCGGCTGGACGCCGACGGTGCACCTGTTCTCGCAGTCGCGTGGCAAGCTCCGCTTCGACGACGCGCTCCAGGCCTACGTGCCCGGCACCTCGGTGGAGCGCGAGCGCTCGGCCGGCGCCTGCCGCGGCGTCTACGGTCTCGCCGCCGTGCTCGACGACGGCTATTGCGCCGGCGCGTCGGCGGTCTCCGCGATCCGCGGCGGCGCGGTGCTCGGCAAGGGCTTCACGGTCTCGGCCGACGCGCCCGGCACCGGCGGCACCCTCGGTGCGCTGCCGCACGGACGGAACCCGTCGTCGGTCAAGGCCTTCGTCGACTACCAGAACGACGTCACCGCCAAGGACGTCGCGCTCGCCACCCGCGAGGGGCTGCGCTCGATCGAGCACGTCAAGCGCTACACCACCACGGGCATGGCGACCGACCAGGGCAAGACCTCCAACATGAACGCCCTCGGCATCGTCTCCGAGGCGCTCGGGCTGCCGATCCCGACGGTCGGCCTCACCACCTTCCGGCCGCCCTATACGCCCGTGACCTTCGGCGCCTTCGCCGGCGGCTCGCGCGGCGAGCTGTTCGACCCGGTGCGCCGCACGCCGAGCCACGACTGGGCCGCCGCCGCCGGCGCCGCCTTCGAGCCGGTCGGGCAGTGGATGCGCGCCTGGTACTTCCCGAAAGCCGGGGAGGACATGCACGCCGCCGTCGACCGCGAGGTCAAGGCGATCCGCACCTCGGTCGGCCTGTTCGACGCCTCCACCCTCGGCAAGATCGAGGTCGTCGGCCCCGACGCCGCCGCCTTCATGGAACTGATGTACACCAACGCCTGGGCCAAGCTCGGCGTCGGCCGCTGCCGCTACGGTGTGATGCTGCGCGAGGACGGCTTCGTGATGGACGACGGCGTCGTCGGCCGCCTCGCCGCCGACCGCTTCCACGTCACGACGACGACGGGCGGCGCGCCGCGGGTGCTGCAGCACATGGAGGACTATCTCCAGACCGAGTTCCCGCATCTCGACGTCTGGCTCACCTCGACCACCGAGCAGTGGGCGGTGATCGCGGTGCAGGGCCCGAAGGCGCGCGAGGTGATCGCGCCCTTCGTCGAGGGCGTCGACCTCGGCAACGAGGCCTTCCCGCACATGAGCGTGCGCGAATGCCGCTTCGCCGGCGTGCCCTGCCGCCTGTTCCGCGTCTCCTTCACCGGCGAGCTCGGCTACGAGATCAACGTGCCCGCCGACTACGGCCGCGCGGTCTGGGAGGCGGTCTACGAGGCCGGCAAGGCCCACGGCATCACCCCCTACGGCACCGAGGCGATGCACGTCGCCCGCGCCGAGAAGGGCTACATCATCGTCGGCCAGGAGACCGACGGCACCCAGACACCCGACGACGTCGGCCTCGCCTGGGCGGTCGGCAAGAACAAGCCGGACTTCGTCGGCAAGCGCGCGCTCGCCCGCCCGGCGATGGTGGCGGCGGGCCGCAAGCAGATGGTCGGCCTCCTGACGAAGGACCC